A genomic region of Cannabis sativa cultivar Pink pepper isolate KNU-18-1 chromosome 1, ASM2916894v1, whole genome shotgun sequence contains the following coding sequences:
- the LOC115703700 gene encoding uncharacterized protein LOC115703700 encodes MLGKQGWSLLTNNNSLVARVFKARYYPHSSFLDAESGANPSYVWRSVLEAKVVVRMGARWRVGVSLSIPVLNQPWLPCKEHSYVTSSHVALHDGKVNTLLKVGSLEWDEKVLHDLFVQRDIDLICCIPLYSSSVEDDWYWMLETHGDYSVKSTYRALQVNNGRWNTQDNSGFWKMFWNLKLPPKVNNFLRRGLTNCLPTLVSLRSKRVHVSGLCSMCNREDETIFHIMVGCAFTKSCLDMGLGGTVGGGEAAVFGSWFDNVCKGQSVDRIERLAMLLWGVWGARNDLVWTNKVLSIERVVNAAITYLDSWKKAQMESRVVSPISGPNTSGCEQWAKPCFGEIKVNCDVAVFEDDNSLGLGWIARDHNGLFIDALAVKTYGQPDPFLAEAMALKEALSWVKGRWVEGSSLLFPFSINFVKRSGNQAVNFLAHSSGSIPGCVSRGG; translated from the exons ATGTTAGGTAAGCAAGGTTGGAGTCTTTTGACGAATAATAATTCCTTAGTGGCTCGGGTTTTTAAAGCCAGGTATTACCCCCATTCCTCGTTTCTTGATGCTGAATCAGGTGCTAATCCAAGCTACGTGTGGCGGAGTGTTCTAGAGGCAAAAGTTGTGGTTAGGATGGGTGCGAGATGGCGTGTTGGAGTCAGTTTGTCTATACCAGTTCTTAATCAACCATGGCTTCCTTGTAAGGAACATTCGTATGTTACCTCTTCTCATGTGGCTCTCCATGACGGTAAGGTCAATACTTTATTGAAAGTGGGCTCTCTTGAGTGGGATGAGAAAGTTCTTCACGATTTATTTGTTCAAAGGGATATTGATTTAATTTGTTGCATTCCGTTATATTCGTCTTCGGTTGAGGATGATTGGTATTGGATGTTGGAGACTCATGGGGATTATTCTGTCAAAAGTACTTATCGTGCCTTACAAGTCAACAATGGTAGGTGGAATACTCAAGACAATTCGGGTTTTTGGAAGATGTTTTGGAACTTGAAATTGCCACCTAAGGTGAATAATTTTCTTCGGCGGGGTCTTACTAATTGTCTCCCTACTCTTGTATCTCTGCGGTCTAAAAGGGTGCATGTGAGCGGATTGTGTTCGATGTGTAATCGAGAGgatgagacaatttttcatATAATGGTTGGCTGTGCGTTTACTAAGAGTTGTCTGGACATGGGGCTGGGAGGGACGGTTGGAGGGGGTGAAGCTGCTGTGTTTGGCAGCTGGTTTGATAATGTTTGTAAGGGTCAGTCTGTGGATCGTATTGAGAGGCTTGCTATGCTTCTTTGGGGAGTTTGGGGAGCTCGTAATGACTTGGTTTGGACCAATAAGGTTTTGTCGATAGAGAGGGTGGTGAATGCTGCAATTACTTACCTTGATTCTTGGAAGAAGGCTCAGATGGAAAGTAGAGTTGTGTCGCCAATTTCTGGTCCGAATACTTCTGGGTGTGAGCAATGGGCTAAACCTTGTTTTGGTGAGATAAAGGTTAATTGTGATGTTGCTGTCTTTGAGGATGACAATAGTCTTGGTTTGGGGTGGATTGCTCGGGATCATAATGGTTTATTCATTGATGCGTTGGCGGTTAAAACTTATGGTCAACCCGACCCGTTTTTGGCTGAAGCTATGGCGTTGAAGGAGGCGCTCAGTTGGGTGAAGGGAAGGTGGGTAGAGGGG TCCTCTCTTTTGTTTcctttttcaattaattttgttaaacggTCCGGGAACCAGGCGGTTAACTTTTTAGCTCATTCTTCTGGTTCTATTCCTGGCTGTGTTTCTCGCGGGGGTTAG
- the LOC115707452 gene encoding fe-S cluster assembly factor HCF101, chloroplastic, which translates to MLLHASSSLYISLHSSRTHSSLGLLSHERPLLPSAIISCSFQPKRLENTIWASRTSSILNTFTAKAASVEAGASAVSNGKAESDVLTALSQIIDPDFGTDIVSCGFVKDLDINEALGEVSFRLELTTPACPIKDMFEQQANEVVKKLAWVKNVKVTMSAQPARPMYAGQLPKGLQTISNIVAVSSCKGGVGKSTVAVNLAYTLAGMGARVGIFDADVYGPSLPTMVSPENRLLEMNPEKKTIIPTEYMGVKLVSFGFAGQGRAIMRGPMVSGVIDQLLTTTEWGELDYLVIDMPPGTGDIQLTLCQVVPLTAAVIVTTPQKLAFIDVAKGVRMFSKLKVPCVAVVENMCHFDADGKRYYPFGRGSGSQVVQQFGIPHLFDLPIRPALSASGDSGVPEVVADPQGEVARTFQELGVCIVQQCAKIRQQVSTAVTYDKSIKVIRVKVPDSDEEFLLHPATVRRNDRSAQSVDEWTGEQKLQYTDVPEDIEPEEIRPMGNYAVSITWPDGFSQIAPYDQLQTIERLVDVPQPTAAKV; encoded by the exons atgCTTCTTCATGCTTCGTCGTCACTGTATATCTCGCTTCATAGCTCGAGAACACATTCAAGCTTAG GACTACTTTCACATGAGAGACCCCTTTTACCATCAGCTATCATAAGTTGCTCTTTTCAGCCAAAACGACTTGAAAATACAATATGGGCTTCACGTACTAGCTCCATTCTGAACACTTTCACGGCTAAAGCAGCATCTGTTGAAG CTGGAGCTTCTGCTGTATCAAATGGAAAAGCTGAAAGTGATGTTTTGACAGCATTGTCTCAAATCATTGACCCAGATTTTGGAACGGATATTGTCTCATGCGGTTTTGTAAAAGATCTAGACATCAATGAGGCTTTGGGAGAG GTTTCATTTCGGTTAGAGCTTACTACACCAGCATGTCCAATCAAGGACATG TTTGAGCAGCAAGCAAATGAAGTGGTGAAAAAGCTTGCTTGGGTGAAAAATGTGAAAGTGACCATGTCAGCACAGCCAGCTAGACCCATGTATGCTGGGCAACTTCCCAAAGGTTTACAGACAATTTCAAATATTGTGGCAGTTTCAAGTTGCAAG GGAGGTGTGGGAAAATCAACTGTTGCAGTAAACTTGGCGTACACATTGGCTGGTATGGGTGCTAGAGTGGGAATATTTGATGCTGATGTCTACGGTCCAAGTTTGCCAACTATGGTCTCCCCTGAAAACCGACTTCTAGAAATG AACCCAGAGAAGAAAACTATCATTCCTACTGAATACATGGGAGTGaaattggtgtcttttggattTGCTGGACAAGGTCGTGCAATTATGCGAGGTCCAATGGTATCTGGAGTCATCGACCAACTTCTGACTACAACTGAGTG GGGAGAACTGGACTATCTTGTCATCGACATGCCCCCAGGAACTGGTGATATTCAGCTTACCTTATGTCAG GTAGTCCCGTTAACTGCTGCTGTGATTGTTACTACCCCTCAGAAGCTTGCATTTATTGACGTTGCCAAAGGAGTCAGAATGTTTTCAAAGCTTAAG GTGCCATGTGTTGCTGTAGTTGAGAACATGTGCCACTTTGATGCTGATGGGAAACGCTACTACCCATTCGGTCGAGGTTCGGGATCTCAG GTTGTACAGCAGTTTGGAATTCCTCACCTGTTTGATCTTCCCATTAGACCAGCT CTATCTGCTTCAGGAGATAGTGGAGTGCCAGAAGTGGTAGCTGATCCTCAAGGTGAAGTTGCCAGGACATTCCAAGAGCTTGGAGTATGTATTGTGCAACAATGTGCCAAGATTCGCCAACAAG TGTCAACAGCTGTCACCTATGACAAATCTATCAAGGTAATCAGGGTGAAAGTACCAGACTCAGATGAAGAGTTTCTTCTCCATCCTGCAACTGTAAGACGGAATGACCGCTCAGCACAAAGTGTG GATGAATGGACAGGAGAGCAAAAACTGCAGTATACTGATGTTCCAGAAGATATTGAACCCGAAGAAATTCGACCAATGGGAAATTATGCAGTTTCAATAACATGGCCCGATGGCTTTAGCCAG
- the LOC115706984 gene encoding subtilisin-like protease SBT3.4 — MCTYLYEEEQKMRMSHKRNQLGFFLASLLIWINMAMADENFSSSSSIHIVYTEQPQNNEEPKAYHIGILASVLGSEAAAKEALAYSYTNSASGFSAKLTPQQVALLSKDPRVLQVLPNRKMELHSGKNKAIGMLH; from the coding sequence ATGTGTACCTATCTTTACGAGGAAGAACAAAAAATGAGGATGAGTCATAAAAGAAACCAACTTGGTTTTTTCTTGGCTTCACTGTTGATTTGGATTAATATGGCAATGGCTGATGAGAAtttttcatcatcatcatcgatTCACATTGTATACACAGAACAGCCCCAAAACAACGAGGAACCAAAGGCTTATCACATTGGAATCTTAGCCTCTGTTCTGGGTAGCGAGGCCGCGGCCAAGGAGGCTCTGGCTTACAGTTACACCAACTCTGCTTCTGGATTCTCTGCTAAGCTTACTCCACAACAGGTCGCCCTCCTTTCCAAAGATCCACGTGTTCTTCAGGTTCTCCCAAATAGAAAAATGGAGCTGCATTCAGGTAAGAATAAAGCCATAGGGATGTTACATTAA